From one Butyricimonas faecihominis genomic stretch:
- a CDS encoding zinc-dependent metalloprotease, which produces MWKKIGFILLFCGGLYFHSVAQQEINAFFNSRPSEDSLKVIPGMFTTYRQGERIFWEIPDSLFGRDMLVTTTILESAALKKREEDRRYGYSGDLFGPLIVRFQKEGNEVLLQVPLCDRVGVDPGKGGIHHVARQRGDFMLNGVLPVLVKTSSSVLVEVSRLLMNNPLFNLGPFSFELKMGMAESEKNRIGEIKGFPGNILIRSSRSFSVEEYSMVGGNGSGNSYTTSWEIGVCLALLPRQPLERRQKNSDVGYFSFAKTDFSKSRFALSRISCVKRWRLEPRDPEAYARGELVEPVKPIVFYVDRETPSRWVPYFIEAVNAWQKAFERIGFKNAIRGELAPTPEENPDFSEYDSRYSFISWKVSPVRNAYGPSTVDPRSGEIITSHVGIFSSVWDLVQQWYFAQCGTNDKLARETIVPDSLLGELVKMVVSHEIGHTLGLEHNFIGSSLYSVEQLRDDAFLEKHGMGSSIMDYMRFNYVAREEDHVRLKNRVARIGEYDCFAIDWGYRYLPDRTGEEWNEWVRQELRDSSKRFEAGLDARAQSEDLGNDHVEFNSLGIENLKQLMAMADMWKCTDRQTYHIVKSRFHGMIQQYSLFVDHVLRDIGGMLKCEGDTTRFYKPVGRDYMSKVMTFLGRYVLTPCDWLYRDSLGKSLGEDTRVLMNNFYQTTMETLVGKFATIARMEEYMPGEVYTLDEYLGELHRWIFREWRENTAVSDARYVVQSAYVKELKALFEKTGYVPSRVLVEGLAEIGKILEEGRNYMAGLEGKEKRRIALLLESIESLQN; this is translated from the coding sequence ATGTGGAAAAAAATAGGATTTATATTGTTGTTTTGTGGTGGATTATATTTTCACTCGGTAGCCCAACAAGAGATCAATGCTTTTTTTAATTCCCGTCCGTCGGAGGACTCTTTGAAGGTTATTCCCGGAATGTTTACTACTTACCGTCAAGGGGAACGGATCTTTTGGGAAATACCCGATTCGTTATTCGGGCGTGATATGCTTGTAACGACGACTATATTGGAATCGGCTGCATTGAAGAAAAGAGAAGAAGACCGACGTTATGGGTATTCCGGGGATCTCTTTGGGCCGCTGATTGTTCGTTTTCAAAAAGAGGGTAACGAGGTTTTATTACAGGTGCCTCTGTGTGACCGGGTGGGAGTGGACCCGGGGAAAGGAGGGATTCATCATGTGGCCCGGCAACGGGGAGATTTCATGTTAAACGGGGTGTTGCCCGTGCTGGTGAAGACTTCTTCTTCGGTATTGGTGGAGGTGTCCCGGTTGTTGATGAATAATCCCTTGTTCAATTTGGGCCCGTTCAGTTTTGAGTTGAAAATGGGGATGGCCGAAAGTGAAAAGAACCGTATTGGCGAGATAAAAGGATTTCCCGGGAATATACTGATTCGTTCCAGCAGGAGTTTTTCCGTGGAGGAGTATTCCATGGTGGGAGGGAATGGATCAGGCAATAGCTATACGACAAGTTGGGAAATCGGCGTTTGCTTGGCTCTTTTGCCCCGTCAGCCGTTGGAAAGGCGTCAGAAGAATAGTGACGTGGGGTATTTCAGTTTTGCAAAAACTGATTTTTCAAAAAGTCGTTTTGCCTTGTCCCGGATCTCTTGTGTGAAACGATGGAGGTTGGAGCCTCGAGACCCGGAGGCTTATGCGCGGGGAGAATTGGTGGAGCCCGTGAAACCGATCGTTTTTTACGTGGATCGGGAAACGCCTTCTCGTTGGGTACCCTATTTTATCGAAGCGGTGAACGCTTGGCAGAAGGCATTTGAACGGATCGGGTTTAAAAATGCGATCCGCGGAGAGCTGGCCCCGACCCCGGAGGAAAATCCTGATTTTTCGGAATATGATTCCCGTTATTCTTTTATTTCGTGGAAAGTTTCTCCGGTGCGGAATGCTTACGGGCCATCGACAGTCGATCCGAGATCCGGTGAGATTATAACCAGTCATGTCGGAATATTCAGTAGCGTATGGGATCTGGTGCAACAATGGTATTTTGCCCAATGTGGTACGAATGATAAACTTGCCCGGGAAACGATAGTGCCGGATAGCCTGCTCGGGGAACTTGTTAAGATGGTTGTTTCTCACGAAATCGGGCATACGTTGGGATTGGAACATAATTTTATAGGTAGCAGCCTTTATTCAGTGGAACAACTTCGGGATGATGCTTTTTTGGAAAAACATGGGATGGGTTCTTCCATTATGGATTATATGCGTTTTAATTATGTGGCTAGGGAGGAAGATCATGTCCGTTTGAAAAACCGGGTTGCCCGCATCGGGGAATACGACTGTTTCGCCATTGATTGGGGGTACCGTTACTTACCGGACCGTACGGGAGAGGAATGGAACGAATGGGTAAGGCAGGAGTTACGTGATTCTTCCAAACGTTTCGAGGCGGGCCTGGATGCCAGGGCGCAATCGGAAGACCTGGGAAACGATCATGTCGAGTTTAATTCTTTGGGAATAGAGAATTTAAAGCAATTGATGGCCATGGCTGATATGTGGAAGTGTACGGATCGTCAAACGTATCATATCGTGAAATCCCGGTTTCACGGGATGATCCAACAATATTCCTTATTCGTGGATCACGTGCTTCGGGATATTGGCGGGATGTTGAAATGTGAGGGGGATACAACGAGGTTCTATAAACCGGTTGGTCGTGATTATATGTCGAAGGTTATGACGTTCCTCGGGCGGTACGTCTTGACACCTTGCGATTGGTTGTACCGGGATTCCTTGGGAAAAAGTCTCGGGGAGGATACGCGGGTGCTGATGAACAATTTTTATCAAACCACGATGGAAACTTTAGTGGGAAAGTTTGCGACGATAGCACGCATGGAAGAATATATGCCGGGCGAAGTGTATACTTTGGATGAGTATTTGGGAGAATTGCATCGGTGGATATTTAGAGAGTGGCGGGAAAATACCGCTGTTTCGGATGCCCGTTATGTTGTTCAGTCTGCTTACGTGAAAGAGTTGAAGGCTTTGTTTGAAAAAACGGGGTACGTTCCTTCTCGGGTGTTGGTGGAGGGGTTGGCAGAGATCGGAAAGATCTTGGAAGAGGGGCGGAATTATATGGCAGGCTTAGAGGGAAAGGAAAAAAGGCGGATCGCCTTATTGTTAGAAAGTATCGAATCTTTACAAAATTAA
- a CDS encoding zinc-dependent metalloprotease, whose protein sequence is MKIGYRLCLLCLVICCWTIGKGVGQNTVEQPLAFEKFFHGKMEKISGVLPVYRDSAKVYIEIPERLLGRELEIRAQVNKGFDMVARPLESMGVVYLQKVEDHSIYIQRRLFSERVADKNNELYKALCKSNKQPVDIIYPVVAYSADEKGYIIDITDMLKTGDDWFKVTASQIREQDASRARILGVHEFSDGVSFTIHRMCGFSPERLLDNVIPPRGFLALEIGCVVTLLPEREMRERFADRRFGYQVISFLDYSQNPYRAESDSIIRKWNLGVTENDRGEYRKGKLVDPAHPVVFYIDTCCPAEFVPYIKEGVLAWNAAFEKAGFKNALRVKMADSKTVLEEQRAVIAYDLHEAGIRTGYTFHPKTGEILSCRVNIGHGFLPKELWRYVLECGTVDDRIRKEFFHPDVVGEILRSKVIRAVGSVLGLKENLAGSAAYTAEQVKSVAWLKQHGYTGSIMDNNPYNYAVQKSDKVAARELMPRIGDYDCLAIEWGYREFPASKNAYTDREALREKFQKCSAGYMFPASQGIEVRAGDLSSEPLKTLGFALNNLLRLNEALGNIVYSDKRYDSGWAIMDANRQVIDKYGEYLLQIVSCLGEKRGNVPLSVEEQREAMALLGEYLFAGDRGLISPLAKGCSWDVKTTYIRQMTTVFQKLLSPEVLKRMQDMEQVCLENVYTLDMFFGDLFSMLFCDFKVDSEISFSRMDMQVACVNTLFEKVADVSVPVVKWKVQELGERLKVLAGRHEDEAVRKIYAMLSMRIEKVLNK, encoded by the coding sequence ATGAAAATAGGGTATAGGTTGTGTTTGCTGTGTTTGGTAATCTGTTGTTGGACGATAGGAAAAGGTGTTGGTCAAAATACCGTAGAGCAACCACTGGCTTTTGAGAAATTTTTTCACGGGAAAATGGAAAAGATCTCCGGTGTTCTTCCTGTCTACCGGGATTCTGCAAAGGTGTATATAGAGATTCCGGAACGTTTGCTGGGCCGTGAATTGGAAATCCGGGCTCAAGTGAACAAAGGATTCGATATGGTAGCCCGACCATTGGAAAGTATGGGGGTCGTGTATTTGCAGAAAGTAGAAGATCATTCGATTTACATTCAACGTCGCTTGTTCTCCGAGCGGGTTGCGGATAAAAATAACGAGTTGTACAAGGCCTTGTGTAAATCAAATAAGCAACCGGTAGATATCATTTATCCTGTAGTAGCCTATTCAGCTGACGAAAAGGGATATATAATAGATATCACGGACATGTTGAAAACCGGGGATGATTGGTTTAAGGTGACCGCTTCGCAAATTAGAGAACAGGATGCTTCTCGGGCAAGAATTTTGGGCGTACATGAATTTTCGGATGGAGTAAGTTTTACGATACACCGGATGTGTGGATTTTCTCCCGAACGGTTGTTGGATAACGTGATCCCTCCCCGGGGTTTTTTAGCGTTGGAAATCGGTTGTGTTGTGACGTTACTGCCTGAACGGGAGATGAGGGAGCGTTTTGCCGACAGGCGTTTCGGCTACCAAGTGATTTCATTCTTGGATTATTCCCAGAATCCTTATCGGGCAGAAAGTGATTCGATTATTCGGAAATGGAATCTTGGGGTAACGGAAAACGACCGGGGAGAGTATCGGAAAGGGAAATTGGTAGATCCTGCCCATCCGGTTGTGTTTTATATCGATACTTGCTGTCCTGCCGAGTTTGTGCCGTATATTAAAGAGGGGGTGCTGGCATGGAATGCCGCTTTTGAAAAAGCCGGTTTTAAAAATGCCTTACGGGTGAAAATGGCGGATTCGAAAACCGTGTTGGAAGAACAGAGAGCCGTTATTGCCTACGATTTACATGAGGCTGGAATCCGAACAGGCTACACGTTTCATCCAAAAACAGGAGAAATTCTATCTTGTCGGGTTAATATAGGACATGGCTTTTTGCCCAAGGAGTTGTGGAGGTATGTGCTGGAGTGCGGAACTGTTGACGATCGTATCCGGAAAGAGTTTTTTCACCCTGACGTGGTGGGTGAAATTTTGCGGAGCAAGGTGATTCGGGCTGTGGGGAGCGTGTTGGGGTTGAAAGAAAATTTGGCGGGAAGTGCCGCTTATACCGCGGAGCAGGTGAAAAGTGTAGCTTGGTTGAAGCAGCATGGGTACACGGGTTCTATTATGGATAATAACCCGTATAATTATGCTGTTCAAAAGTCAGACAAGGTGGCGGCAAGGGAGCTTATGCCTCGGATCGGTGACTATGACTGTTTGGCAATCGAGTGGGGGTATCGGGAGTTTCCCGCGAGCAAAAACGCCTATACGGATCGCGAGGCTTTGCGGGAAAAGTTTCAGAAATGTTCAGCGGGATATATGTTTCCCGCATCACAGGGGATAGAGGTTAGAGCGGGAGATCTGTCTTCGGAACCGTTGAAAACGTTGGGATTCGCTTTGAATAATTTACTCCGGTTGAACGAGGCATTGGGAAATATCGTTTATTCGGACAAACGATATGATTCGGGTTGGGCGATCATGGATGCCAATCGGCAAGTAATTGATAAATACGGTGAGTATTTATTGCAAATAGTCTCCTGCTTGGGAGAGAAAAGAGGGAATGTCCCCTTGTCGGTAGAGGAGCAGCGGGAAGCGATGGCTTTATTGGGCGAGTATTTATTTGCCGGTGATAGAGGGTTGATTTCTCCTTTGGCGAAGGGATGTTCTTGGGATGTAAAGACAACTTACATTCGGCAGATGACAACTGTATTTCAAAAATTGTTGTCCCCGGAAGTGTTGAAACGTATGCAGGATATGGAGCAGGTGTGCTTGGAGAACGTCTACACGTTGGATATGTTTTTCGGTGACTTGTTCTCCATGTTATTCTGTGATTTTAAGGTAGATAGTGAAATCTCTTTTTCCCGGATGGATATGCAGGTAGCGTGTGTAAACACTTTGTTTGAGAAGGTGGCTGATGTTTCTGTTCCTGTCGTGAAATGGAAAGTGCAGGAACTTGGAGAACGATTGAAAGTGTTGGCCGGACGGCACGAGGATGAGGCGGTCCGAAAAATATACGCCATGTTGAGTATGAGAATCGAAAAAGTGTTGAACAAATGA
- a CDS encoding 6-bladed beta-propeller — MKGKVMRNYFFLFLFLWVGSVCAQNQPVILDEHNVVELNDAKEWDRFIKSWEAVPLEMNAQNGVEIQNLAIYDDLVVVRGIRDQMENILLFDISGKFLRQIGSQGDGKEQYGVIGWVRVDPLEREIGVYDGLWGKRYVTYDFEGNFKGSGVCEDYMHYMRRVYPLEKDRYLGYFACSLNRLCYFISDKEFTKFDTLRPHYVRFPMGVVDFSIHPITIYDGRISFVAPLCDTIFEYDGHKLQPRFVTKVHCSVPDDFDPGHKDYLTWVARLKREKGYFSKDEIYETKNWFVITYETGKLMYNKKTEKAFYMPKNVAMRGDMIYPDDLWGECGEKLVAVYTPGELLAMKDKMEKEGVVLTKRMKQFFRQVETERQSVMIFYTFK; from the coding sequence ATGAAAGGTAAAGTGATGCGAAATTATTTTTTCTTGTTTCTGTTTTTGTGGGTGGGTAGCGTGTGTGCCCAGAATCAACCGGTTATTTTAGATGAACACAACGTGGTTGAATTGAATGATGCGAAAGAGTGGGATCGTTTTATCAAATCGTGGGAAGCGGTACCTTTGGAAATGAACGCTCAGAATGGGGTCGAAATCCAGAATTTGGCCATTTATGATGATTTGGTTGTGGTCAGGGGTATACGGGACCAAATGGAAAATATCTTATTGTTTGATATTTCCGGTAAGTTTTTGCGGCAAATCGGTAGTCAAGGAGACGGTAAGGAGCAATATGGAGTGATTGGTTGGGTTCGGGTAGATCCGTTGGAGCGAGAGATCGGAGTGTATGACGGTCTTTGGGGGAAACGCTATGTGACCTATGATTTTGAAGGTAATTTTAAAGGAAGTGGGGTATGTGAGGATTACATGCACTACATGCGGCGGGTGTATCCCTTGGAAAAAGATCGTTATTTGGGATATTTTGCGTGTAGCCTGAACAGGCTCTGTTATTTTATTTCGGATAAGGAGTTCACGAAATTTGATACTTTGCGTCCTCATTACGTCCGTTTCCCGATGGGAGTGGTTGATTTTTCTATTCATCCGATAACTATTTATGACGGGAGGATTTCTTTTGTGGCCCCGTTGTGTGATACGATTTTTGAATATGACGGGCATAAATTGCAACCTCGTTTTGTGACTAAGGTGCATTGTTCCGTACCGGATGATTTTGACCCGGGACATAAAGATTATCTCACTTGGGTGGCACGTTTGAAAAGGGAAAAGGGCTATTTCTCGAAAGATGAAATATATGAAACAAAGAATTGGTTTGTAATTACTTACGAAACAGGTAAGTTGATGTATAACAAAAAAACGGAGAAGGCTTTTTATATGCCTAAAAATGTAGCGATGAGAGGGGATATGATTTATCCAGATGATTTATGGGGCGAGTGCGGGGAGAAACTGGTGGCTGTATATACCCCGGGAGAATTGTTAGCCATGAAAGATAAGATGGAAAAGGAAGGGGTGGTTTTAACGAAAAGGATGAAACAATTTTTCCGGCAGGTAGAAACTGAAAGGCAATCAGTAATGATTTTTTATACTTTCAAATAG
- the rlmH gene encoding 23S rRNA (pseudouridine(1915)-N(3))-methyltransferase RlmH yields the protein MKVCLLVIGKTDAEFVRAGIAEYEKRLKYYIPYEMKVIPDVRNTKNMSEIQQKEREGELLLGQLEAVDYVILLDEKGNEYTSKAFADFLAQKMLTSMKRLVFIIGGPYGFSEEVYKRANMKISLSKMTFSHQMVRIIFTEQLYRAMTILKGEPYHHE from the coding sequence GTGAAAGTTTGTTTGTTAGTGATAGGAAAGACAGATGCGGAGTTTGTACGGGCGGGGATTGCCGAGTACGAGAAACGTTTGAAATATTATATTCCTTACGAGATGAAGGTGATCCCGGATGTGCGGAACACGAAAAACATGAGTGAGATACAGCAAAAAGAACGAGAAGGAGAATTGTTGTTGGGGCAGTTGGAGGCGGTGGATTATGTGATTTTGTTGGATGAAAAGGGAAACGAGTACACTTCAAAGGCTTTTGCGGACTTTTTGGCACAGAAGATGCTGACAAGTATGAAACGACTTGTATTTATCATCGGGGGACCTTACGGTTTTTCGGAAGAAGTATATAAACGTGCAAACATGAAAATATCACTATCCAAGATGACTTTTTCTCACCAGATGGTGAGGATAATCTTCACGGAGCAATTATATAGGGCAATGACTATATTGAAAGGAGAACCTTATCATCATGAATAA
- a CDS encoding ATP-binding protein, which yields MNKARVKSMKKFWLVLSLAMFCLAVASLWEYSLNDWSVDKKLFLFQERLKFEEKRIDDQLRKLDHEAERQNPEWKGKQSVLVGFKGSKLVYWSNERIGSPRLYEILSAGNDLVKINNLYFDVRKHAVGDTVYYALLFIKEDYPYSSNYVKSHFNPSLGENLDDASKVIIRETWEDGGELVYNRDGRPLFKIESRVEHGDVVPTYFLLIPYIMFLFLLFYAYEISLDRARSFRMQLFHVFGFFCFIVLMRALMVEYKVPQTLYALPIFTTSQVGGRFIVSVGDLFVTMFCLAHYFFITFNKLKIKYDEPRLVRYKYIFLVGFVIGVFFYTNLLHFSINTLIESTQVSLNIARFINVDFSSIVAFITLIIAGMGFIVLINSSVRYFQNLFSISQAFFGVTGVLVFCAALCYFFNFSLSPLECLFPLSLYLLFILGVYLMKQDAQKSIFMIALVVVCIYIIFLAKSSEIHREQGVRASFANEIIKERDPIFEHKLLEVNEEIKQSQKVDSLVTVGDTDLLAAYISSELLDMTGFYYTCKAMICDPRDTILLTPTYEKYGCDKYYDKLIDSLGTRVGYTSFFNIKDFDGVVEYLGRFSFSTPRGGSCVYIRFESKNRHEGIGYAQILSREIGVEKEARYPYSYAKYKNGVLVDSKGDFSYPRSLERFGKIEHARIMNMDGFSHMVIPVENDGVCIVSLGDDVFALYYLNLLYAIFVSGILTSYGMFFRFDGGWGSFRQTSLTLRIKKNIITLIGALFLIMTIMSIIVNAESFERRHSSKVIELSRYITDELEHNDCVDAAKCPQILKKLKDMSEVLWVDINIYNWDGALVATSRPVIFEKGFDGTLLNPKAFEQIVKRGQINFVQDERIVELAYMAVYMPLVLESGERYVLSIPYFTRGEELNKDILLIVIIAVNIAMIVMVLAFILSSIVAERITKPLQVVNEKLRQMRVGGKNEKIVYHERDEIGMLVKEYNEMVDKLEANVKKLAKSERESAWREMARQIAHEIKNPLTPMKLNLQFMQRTLQKGDMEEVRQRFKDISAVLIEQIDHMASIASAFSDFAKLQEANNEWFDLSELVNGCAKLFHENVDVMECDIEPNVSVYGDRDQVNRVIVNLLKNAEQSIPEGREGHVLVRLKTVLGKIILLVKDNGCGIPESIRDRISEPNFTTKSGGTGLGLAMSYKIIEAMGGSITFESVENEGTTFYVVLKQDN from the coding sequence ATGAATAAAGCGAGGGTGAAAAGCATGAAGAAGTTTTGGCTCGTACTGTCACTAGCCATGTTCTGTCTGGCCGTGGCCTCTTTGTGGGAGTATTCTCTGAACGATTGGTCCGTGGATAAGAAACTGTTTCTTTTTCAAGAACGGTTGAAGTTCGAGGAGAAACGAATTGACGATCAATTGCGGAAGCTGGATCACGAGGCGGAACGGCAAAATCCGGAATGGAAGGGTAAACAGTCTGTGTTGGTCGGCTTTAAGGGGAGTAAGTTGGTTTACTGGAGTAACGAGAGAATCGGTTCGCCTCGTTTGTACGAGATATTGTCAGCGGGAAATGATTTGGTGAAGATTAATAATCTTTATTTTGATGTTCGTAAGCATGCCGTTGGGGACACGGTTTATTACGCACTTCTGTTTATAAAGGAGGATTACCCGTATTCGAGTAACTACGTGAAAAGTCATTTTAACCCGTCATTGGGGGAAAATTTGGATGACGCGAGTAAGGTGATTATCCGGGAGACGTGGGAAGATGGGGGAGAACTCGTGTACAACCGTGACGGGAGGCCTTTGTTCAAGATAGAGAGTCGAGTGGAGCATGGGGATGTTGTGCCCACTTATTTCTTGTTGATCCCCTATATCATGTTTCTTTTCTTGTTGTTTTATGCTTACGAAATATCGCTGGATAGGGCCCGATCGTTCCGGATGCAACTGTTTCACGTGTTCGGTTTTTTCTGCTTTATCGTGCTGATGCGTGCCTTGATGGTTGAATACAAGGTTCCGCAAACTCTTTATGCTTTGCCTATTTTCACGACTAGTCAGGTTGGGGGACGGTTTATCGTGTCAGTGGGAGATTTGTTTGTCACGATGTTCTGTTTGGCACATTATTTCTTTATAACCTTTAACAAGCTGAAAATTAAGTATGACGAGCCTCGTTTGGTGCGTTATAAATATATATTCCTCGTAGGATTCGTGATAGGCGTGTTTTTCTACACGAATTTGTTACACTTTTCGATTAACACGTTAATCGAGAGTACGCAGGTCAGCTTGAATATTGCCCGTTTCATCAATGTCGATTTCTCGTCAATCGTGGCTTTTATCACGTTGATTATTGCCGGGATGGGATTTATCGTTTTAATCAACAGTTCTGTGCGTTATTTCCAGAATTTGTTCTCTATCAGTCAGGCGTTTTTTGGAGTAACTGGTGTGCTTGTTTTTTGTGCGGCACTCTGTTATTTCTTTAATTTCTCACTGTCCCCGTTGGAGTGTCTTTTCCCGTTGTCGCTTTACCTGTTGTTTATTCTGGGGGTGTATCTGATGAAACAGGATGCCCAGAAGAGTATTTTCATGATCGCGCTCGTGGTGGTCTGTATTTACATCATTTTCTTGGCAAAGAGTAGTGAGATTCATCGGGAACAAGGGGTGAGGGCGAGTTTTGCGAACGAGATTATCAAGGAGAGAGACCCGATTTTCGAGCATAAGTTATTGGAAGTTAACGAGGAAATAAAACAAAGCCAGAAAGTGGATTCGCTGGTGACAGTGGGGGATACGGACTTATTGGCGGCTTATATTTCAAGCGAGTTATTGGATATGACGGGATTTTATTATACTTGTAAGGCGATGATATGTGATCCACGGGACACGATATTGTTGACTCCTACTTACGAAAAATACGGTTGTGACAAGTATTACGACAAGCTAATTGATAGTTTGGGAACCCGTGTTGGGTACACGTCGTTTTTCAATATAAAAGATTTTGACGGGGTGGTTGAGTACCTCGGGCGTTTTTCTTTCTCCACGCCTCGGGGTGGTAGTTGCGTGTATATTCGTTTCGAGTCGAAAAACCGTCATGAAGGGATCGGGTATGCTCAAATTCTATCTAGAGAGATCGGGGTCGAGAAGGAGGCCCGTTATCCCTATTCTTACGCAAAGTACAAGAATGGGGTATTGGTGGATTCCAAGGGGGATTTTAGTTATCCCCGTTCTCTGGAACGTTTCGGGAAGATCGAGCACGCCCGGATTATGAACATGGACGGGTTCTCGCACATGGTGATTCCCGTGGAGAATGATGGGGTATGTATCGTAAGTTTGGGTGATGACGTGTTTGCACTCTACTACTTGAATTTGTTGTATGCTATTTTTGTCAGTGGTATCTTGACTTCTTACGGGATGTTCTTCCGGTTTGACGGGGGATGGGGAAGTTTCCGACAGACGAGTCTCACGTTGAGAATTAAAAAGAATATCATCACGTTGATCGGAGCGTTGTTCCTGATCATGACGATCATGAGTATTATCGTGAATGCCGAGAGTTTTGAACGTCGGCATAGTTCGAAGGTGATCGAGTTGTCGCGGTATATAACGGATGAGTTGGAACATAATGATTGCGTGGATGCCGCGAAGTGTCCCCAGATATTGAAAAAATTGAAAGATATGTCCGAGGTGCTTTGGGTAGATATTAATATCTATAACTGGGATGGGGCTCTCGTGGCGACTTCCCGGCCCGTGATATTCGAGAAGGGATTTGATGGGACATTGCTGAACCCGAAGGCTTTTGAACAGATTGTTAAGAGGGGACAGATTAATTTTGTACAGGATGAGCGAATTGTGGAATTGGCATACATGGCGGTGTATATGCCATTGGTGCTGGAGAGTGGGGAGAGGTACGTGTTGAGTATCCCGTATTTTACCCGTGGGGAGGAACTGAATAAGGATATTTTGCTGATCGTGATTATAGCGGTAAATATTGCCATGATCGTGATGGTGCTTGCCTTTATTCTGTCGAGTATCGTGGCCGAACGGATCACGAAACCGCTACAAGTGGTGAATGAGAAATTGCGTCAGATGAGGGTGGGGGGAAAGAACGAGAAGATTGTGTACCACGAGCGGGATGAAATTGGTATGCTGGTGAAGGAGTATAACGAGATGGTTGATAAACTGGAGGCGAACGTGAAGAAGTTAGCGAAGTCGGAGCGGGAGAGCGCTTGGCGGGAGATGGCCCGGCAGATTGCTCACGAGATCAAAAACCCGTTGACCCCGATGAAGTTGAATTTGCAGTTTATGCAGCGCACGTTGCAGAAGGGGGATATGGAGGAAGTGCGCCAGCGATTTAAGGATATTTCAGCCGTGTTGATCGAACAGATTGATCACATGGCATCGATTGCCTCGGCTTTCTCTGATTTTGCCAAGTTACAGGAGGCGAATAACGAGTGGTTCGACCTGAGTGAATTGGTAAACGGCTGTGCAAAGTTGTTCCATGAGAACGTGGATGTCATGGAATGTGATATAGAGCCGAATGTTTCCGTGTATGGTGATCGGGATCAGGTGAACCGGGTGATCGTGAATTTGTTGAAGAATGCGGAACAGAGTATCCCGGAAGGACGGGAAGGGCACGTGTTGGTGCGACTGAAAACGGTGTTAGGCAAGATCATTTTGCTTGTTAAAGATAACGGTTGCGGAATTCCGGAAAGTATCCGGGATCGAATTTCCGAGCCTAATTTCACGACGAAGTCCGGGGGAACGGGACTAGGCTTAGCGATGTCCTACAAGATTATAGAGGCGATGGGTGGCTCGATCACTTTTGAAAGCGTGGAGAATGAGGGTACGACGTTCTATGTGGTACTGAAACAAGACAATTGA
- a CDS encoding glycosyltransferase family 9 protein, which translates to MAKFLIIRFSSIGDIIQCMNVVNGIKNHFPDAEIHWIARKDMGSFLNMDKRIDRVWGYDKKTGFKGLLQMARQLKAEKFDYIYDAHSNIRSNILKAVLLPPFYHLFPRGPHYTLRHKDRWKRFLLFKLRINKFDKPFRGIVSYQKPLATWGITNFESDYCDWNFPAEYEERFHRTLTPKTITLIPSANWEMKRWPVSNWQQVIQLMPDYRFIILAGPTDTFCETIKAIAPERVNNLTGKTSLLESCYLVKQSNLVISGDTGFLHAADLFHTKAIALMGPTAFGYPTGKQVEVIEVDLPCRPCTKDGHGKCKQSIWQKCMVDILPKRVVNTALRILNLMD; encoded by the coding sequence ATGGCTAAATTTCTCATTATCAGGTTCAGCTCCATCGGAGACATCATCCAATGCATGAATGTCGTAAACGGCATCAAGAACCATTTTCCCGATGCTGAAATTCACTGGATCGCCCGAAAAGACATGGGTTCTTTCCTTAACATGGACAAACGCATCGACCGGGTATGGGGATATGATAAGAAAACGGGATTCAAAGGTTTATTACAAATGGCCCGTCAACTGAAAGCCGAGAAATTTGATTATATCTACGACGCACACAGCAACATCCGCTCCAACATCTTGAAAGCCGTGTTACTCCCGCCCTTTTACCATCTTTTTCCAAGAGGACCGCATTACACGCTACGCCACAAGGACCGCTGGAAACGATTTTTGCTTTTTAAACTACGGATAAACAAATTCGACAAACCGTTCCGGGGCATCGTTTCTTACCAAAAACCACTAGCCACATGGGGAATCACGAATTTTGAATCCGATTACTGTGATTGGAATTTTCCGGCAGAATACGAGGAACGTTTTCACCGTACGCTTACCCCGAAGACCATCACACTCATTCCTTCCGCCAACTGGGAAATGAAACGTTGGCCGGTTAGTAACTGGCAGCAAGTGATCCAACTTATGCCCGACTACCGTTTTATCATTCTGGCAGGCCCGACCGACACGTTCTGCGAGACCATCAAGGCTATCGCACCCGAAAGAGTCAACAACCTGACAGGAAAAACCAGTCTATTGGAATCCTGTTACCTCGTGAAGCAATCCAACCTCGTGATCAGTGGGGATACCGGTTTTCTTCACGCTGCGGACCTGTTCCACACGAAAGCCATCGCCTTGATGGGCCCGACGGCCTTCGGCTACCCCACGGGCAAACAAGTCGAAGTCATCGAAGTCGATCTTCCCTGCCGCCCCTGTACCAAAGACGGTCATGGTAAATGCAAACAATCCATCTGGCAAAAATGTATGGTCGACATTCTTCCCAAACGAGTTGTCAACACAGCCTTAAGAATTTTAAATCTTATGGATTAA